Proteins encoded by one window of Cyclobacteriaceae bacterium:
- the lysA gene encoding diaminopimelate decarboxylase, with translation MELREGSYFIQNVKALDIAEQFGTPVYVYDADKIVQQLKTLKTAFADADVRIKYAVKALSNLSILRLLKKNGSGADVVSIQEAHLALKAGFEPSEIMFSPNCADFSEIEEAVKLGLVVNIDNIPFLKKFGSQYRSSYPCSIRLNPHIMAGGNIKISTGHSDSKFGISVYQLQQVMEVVNQYNINIQGLHIHTGSDITETDVFLKMADIFFSVAKDFPDLKFIDFGSGFKVSYKEGDKVTNVFDLGLKLTESFRQFCEQYGRKLELWFEPGKFIVSESGHLLAKTTLIKSTPSTTFVGVNTGLNHLLRPMMYDAYHHILNISNPAGEEKSYTVVGYICETDTIGADRKLNEVHEGDILAIKNAGAYGFSMASNYNSRLRPTEVLVINNEAKLIREREVFEDLLKGQVEIEL, from the coding sequence ATGGAACTCAGAGAAGGTTCGTACTTTATTCAAAACGTAAAAGCCCTTGATATTGCCGAGCAGTTTGGCACACCGGTGTATGTGTATGATGCTGATAAAATTGTGCAGCAACTTAAAACGTTGAAAACCGCTTTCGCAGATGCCGATGTTAGGATCAAGTATGCGGTTAAAGCCTTATCTAACCTATCCATTCTCCGGTTACTGAAAAAAAATGGTTCAGGGGCTGATGTGGTGTCTATTCAAGAGGCACACCTGGCATTAAAAGCCGGATTTGAACCATCTGAAATTATGTTTTCACCAAACTGTGCCGACTTCAGTGAAATTGAAGAAGCCGTAAAACTTGGGTTGGTGGTAAACATTGATAACATTCCGTTTCTGAAAAAATTTGGATCACAATACAGAAGCTCTTACCCCTGCTCCATCCGGTTAAACCCGCACATTATGGCGGGTGGAAACATCAAAATATCAACCGGGCACAGCGATTCGAAGTTTGGTATCTCGGTGTACCAGCTACAGCAGGTAATGGAAGTCGTGAATCAATACAACATTAACATTCAGGGCTTGCACATTCACACCGGTTCGGACATAACTGAAACCGATGTGTTTCTGAAAATGGCGGATATCTTTTTCAGTGTGGCAAAGGATTTTCCTGATCTAAAGTTTATTGATTTTGGTAGTGGATTTAAAGTGTCCTATAAGGAAGGAGATAAGGTTACGAATGTATTTGACCTTGGCTTGAAGCTTACCGAATCCTTCCGCCAGTTCTGTGAGCAATATGGCAGAAAACTGGAGCTATGGTTTGAGCCCGGCAAATTCATTGTAAGTGAATCGGGGCATTTGTTAGCCAAAACAACCTTGATCAAATCAACCCCTTCCACCACGTTTGTTGGTGTTAACACGGGTTTGAACCACCTTTTGCGACCGATGATGTATGATGCCTATCATCATATTCTGAATATCTCCAATCCGGCAGGTGAGGAAAAGTCATATACCGTTGTTGGCTACATCTGCGAAACCGACACCATCGGTGCTGACAGAAAATTAAACGAAGTACACGAAGGCGATATTCTGGCGATAAAAAATGCTGGAGCTTACGGTTTCTCCATGGCATCAAATTACAACTCGCGTTTGCGACCTACTGAGGTTTTGGTGATTAATAATGAGGCCAAGCTTATTCGGGAGCGTGAAGTCTTTGAGGATTTGCTTAAAGGCCAGGTTGAAATAGAATTATAA
- a CDS encoding PA0069 family radical SAM protein, translating to MDEYIKGRGSQIKTQNRFLKASYVTEHVEGLDEPLMEAPTTQVLYEQAKKIVNKITSPDLGMMYSLNPYQGCEHGCIYCYARNTHEYYGFSAGLDFESKIMVKKSAPKLLEKFILHPDWQPVPIAVSGNTDCYQPLERKFKITRGLLKIFAQYRHPVGMITKNSLILRDLDLLTDLAQDNLVHVYISLTTLDEDLRRMMEPRTASATKRLKTIEALANAGIPVGVMTAPIILGLNHHEIPSLLKAAADHGALAAGMTIVRLNGSIGQLFEDWLRKNFADRFDKVWNQISAMHGGQVNDSQFGRRMTGEGNFAETIHQLFKASKRKYLAGRHMPPYDLSKFRKGGNLSLF from the coding sequence ATGGATGAATATATAAAAGGTCGGGGTTCACAGATAAAAACACAAAACCGGTTTTTGAAGGCCAGCTATGTAACCGAGCATGTTGAAGGGCTTGATGAGCCGTTAATGGAAGCACCAACCACGCAGGTTCTTTATGAGCAGGCGAAGAAGATTGTAAACAAAATAACCAGTCCTGATCTGGGCATGATGTATTCACTCAATCCCTATCAGGGTTGTGAGCACGGATGCATTTATTGTTATGCGCGCAACACACACGAATATTACGGATTCAGTGCTGGCCTCGATTTTGAAAGTAAAATCATGGTAAAGAAAAGCGCCCCGAAGTTGCTGGAGAAATTCATACTTCATCCGGACTGGCAACCTGTTCCGATTGCTGTTTCCGGTAATACAGATTGTTACCAACCATTGGAGCGAAAATTTAAAATCACCCGAGGGCTGCTGAAGATTTTTGCGCAGTACAGACACCCAGTGGGTATGATTACCAAAAACAGTTTGATTTTGCGCGATCTGGATTTGCTCACAGATCTGGCACAAGACAACCTCGTTCATGTATACATCTCGCTCACTACGCTGGATGAGGATTTAAGAAGAATGATGGAGCCGCGCACAGCCAGTGCAACCAAACGACTGAAAACAATTGAGGCGTTGGCGAATGCAGGAATACCCGTTGGAGTAATGACTGCCCCGATTATTCTAGGATTGAATCATCATGAAATCCCCTCCTTACTAAAAGCAGCCGCTGACCATGGCGCTTTGGCTGCAGGTATGACAATCGTGCGACTTAACGGATCCATTGGGCAACTTTTTGAAGACTGGCTGCGAAAAAATTTCGCTGATCGTTTCGATAAAGTGTGGAATCAAATTTCTGCCATGCATGGTGGCCAGGTAAACGATTCACAATTCGGGAGAAGAATGACGGGTGAAGGAAACTTTGCCGAAACGATTCATCAATTGTTCAAGGCATCAAAAAGGAAATACCTCGCAGGAAGACACATGCCACCTTATGATCTTTCAAAATTCAGAAAAGGAGGAAACCTGAGTTTGTTTTGA
- a CDS encoding pyridoxal-phosphate dependent enzyme, with amino-acid sequence MHDRSCQTLLTYRPTTIQEIHDPLFDQAGVRVLVKREDLNHPYVSGNKWWKLKYNLQEAKKLGHKTLLTFGGAYSNHIFSTAAAAHELGFESIGIIRGEEVLPRNPTLSFAKSRGMKLKYISREAYRQKTRPELIDKLHNEFGDFYLIPEGGTNALAVKGVEEFAQTLRDGFDYLCCAVGTGGTLAGLVNGTPPDKTILGFSVLKGGGFLRDDVENLIGEDFANWSINEDFHFGGYGKTTVELNQFIIDTYTYQNLPLDKVYTAKAFYGLRSLIASGNFKKGSTVLFLHTGGLQGNN; translated from the coding sequence TTGCACGACAGAAGTTGTCAGACCTTGTTAACCTATAGACCAACCACGATACAGGAAATTCATGATCCGCTGTTTGATCAGGCGGGAGTTCGTGTCTTAGTCAAGCGAGAAGATTTGAATCATCCTTATGTTTCGGGAAACAAGTGGTGGAAACTGAAGTATAATCTGCAAGAAGCAAAAAAGCTGGGGCACAAAACATTGCTCACCTTTGGTGGCGCCTACTCCAACCATATTTTTTCAACCGCTGCCGCAGCACATGAGTTGGGCTTTGAAAGCATTGGTATCATTCGTGGTGAAGAAGTACTTCCGCGTAATCCAACATTAAGCTTTGCAAAAAGTCGTGGAATGAAACTGAAGTATATATCGCGTGAAGCGTACAGGCAGAAAACAAGACCGGAGCTTATTGACAAACTCCACAATGAGTTTGGTGACTTTTACTTAATCCCTGAAGGGGGCACCAATGCATTGGCTGTAAAGGGTGTTGAAGAATTCGCACAAACACTGAGAGATGGGTTCGATTATTTGTGCTGTGCAGTGGGTACAGGGGGGACTTTGGCGGGATTGGTGAACGGCACACCTCCAGACAAAACGATACTTGGGTTTTCGGTACTTAAGGGTGGAGGGTTTTTAAGGGATGATGTTGAAAATCTGATTGGAGAAGATTTTGCAAATTGGAGTATCAACGAAGACTTTCATTTTGGCGGTTACGGTAAAACCACTGTTGAATTAAATCAATTCATTATTGATACATATACTTACCAAAATCTTCCGCTCGACAAAGTTTACACGGCTAAAGCGTTTTATGGATTGCGTAGTTTAATTGCATCAGGAAATTTCAAAAAGGGATCCACTGTTCTTTTTTTACACACAGGTGGCCTTCAGGGCAACAACTAA
- a CDS encoding DUF5698 domain-containing protein, producing the protein METFFTETLGLPENLFAYVILPLLIFLARIMDVSINTIRIIYVLGGRRVTATLLGFFESFIWLMAIRQIFEHLDNWVCYIAYPGGFAMGILVGMMIEERIAYGKVIVRIITRKDISELITFLNSQQFRYTRVDSEGFDGPESLVFTVLPRENLEELLTKMKSILPTAFYTVEKVNRAAESGAVVQESTRWSIASWLKDRRRV; encoded by the coding sequence ATGGAAACATTCTTTACCGAAACCCTGGGGCTACCCGAGAACCTGTTTGCGTATGTCATTCTTCCGCTGCTCATTTTTCTGGCGCGGATCATGGATGTTTCCATCAACACCATCCGGATTATTTATGTGTTGGGTGGCCGTAGGGTAACGGCAACGCTGCTTGGTTTTTTTGAATCGTTTATCTGGCTGATGGCCATCCGTCAGATTTTTGAACACCTCGATAACTGGGTGTGTTACATTGCATATCCGGGAGGCTTTGCCATGGGTATTCTGGTTGGGATGATGATTGAAGAACGCATTGCCTATGGCAAGGTGATTGTGCGGATTATAACCCGTAAGGATATTAGCGAATTGATCACATTTTTAAACAGCCAGCAGTTTCGGTATACGCGTGTGGATTCGGAAGGCTTTGATGGCCCCGAGAGCCTGGTGTTTACGGTACTGCCTCGTGAGAACTTGGAAGAGTTGCTCACCAAAATGAAAAGCATATTGCCTACAGCTTTTTATACCGTAGAAAAAGTTAATCGTGCAGCTGAAAGTGGTGCGGTGGTGCAGGAAAGTACGCGGTGGAGTATAGCGAGTTGGTTAAAAGATAGAAGAAGGGTTTAG
- the radA gene encoding DNA repair protein RadA, with translation MAKSKTLFFCQNCGHESPKWMGKCPSCNQWNTFAEEVVKKESAARQGWHQDDEKRRANKPRTIQEIESGKEIRVATPDQELNRVLGGGIVPGSLILIGGEPGIGKSTLMLQLALSLKHLKVLYVSGEESEQQIKMRADRLSVSKNDACYIFTETNTQNIFQGIKQLQPELVIIDSIQTLFSDILDSTAGSIGQVRQCAGELMKFAKETDTPVFLVGHITKDGMLAGPKVLEHMVDTVLQFEGDRHLAYRILRTTKNRFGSTSEIGIYEMLGNGLREVSNPSEILISQKDGPLSGATIGATIEGNRPLLIEIQSLVSPASYGTPQRTPTGFDQKRLNMLLAVLEKRCGFKMGVHDVFVNMAGGIRVEDPAIDLAVCVSVISSLEELPVSEKICFAAEVGLGGELRAVNRIDQRISEAEKLGFTEIYISRFGQKSVDLKKTKIAVKSFGKLTEVFQDLFG, from the coding sequence GTGGCTAAATCAAAAACTCTTTTTTTCTGTCAGAACTGCGGGCATGAGTCGCCCAAGTGGATGGGGAAGTGCCCCTCGTGCAACCAATGGAATACGTTTGCAGAAGAGGTTGTAAAAAAGGAATCTGCCGCTCGGCAGGGCTGGCATCAGGATGATGAGAAGCGAAGAGCCAACAAGCCACGCACCATACAGGAAATTGAATCAGGTAAAGAAATCCGCGTTGCTACGCCCGATCAAGAGCTAAATCGTGTATTGGGAGGAGGCATTGTACCAGGCTCATTGATTCTTATTGGTGGTGAACCGGGTATAGGCAAGTCGACCTTAATGTTGCAATTGGCACTGTCCTTAAAGCATTTGAAAGTGTTGTATGTATCAGGTGAAGAAAGCGAGCAACAAATCAAAATGCGGGCCGATCGGTTGTCTGTATCAAAGAACGATGCATGCTACATCTTCACGGAGACAAACACACAAAATATCTTTCAAGGGATCAAACAACTTCAACCCGAGTTGGTGATTATCGACTCCATTCAAACCCTTTTTTCAGATATACTTGACTCAACTGCAGGGAGCATCGGACAGGTACGGCAATGTGCGGGTGAGCTCATGAAGTTTGCGAAAGAAACAGACACACCTGTTTTTCTGGTTGGCCACATCACCAAAGACGGCATGTTGGCCGGACCGAAAGTGTTGGAACATATGGTTGACACCGTGCTTCAGTTTGAAGGCGATCGTCACCTGGCTTACCGCATTTTACGTACAACCAAAAACCGCTTTGGCTCCACATCTGAAATTGGCATTTATGAAATGCTGGGCAATGGCTTGCGCGAAGTATCCAATCCCTCTGAAATTTTAATCTCCCAAAAAGATGGCCCGTTGAGTGGTGCGACTATTGGGGCAACAATAGAAGGCAATCGCCCTTTATTGATTGAAATCCAATCGCTGGTCAGCCCCGCTTCGTATGGAACGCCTCAACGTACACCGACCGGATTTGATCAAAAGCGATTAAACATGTTGCTGGCTGTGCTGGAAAAGCGATGCGGATTTAAAATGGGTGTACACGATGTGTTTGTGAACATGGCCGGAGGCATTCGTGTGGAAGACCCGGCCATTGATCTGGCTGTGTGTGTTTCCGTAATTTCTTCGTTGGAGGAATTGCCGGTTTCAGAAAAAATCTGTTTTGCTGCTGAAGTTGGCCTGGGAGGAGAACTTCGTGCAGTGAACCGGATTGATCAACGCATTTCAGAAGCGGAGAAGCTCGGGTTTACGGAAATCTACATTTCCCGGTTTGGCCAAAAGTCGGTTGACTTGAAGAAGACAAAAATCGCGGTGAAGTCGTTCGGAAAATTAACAGAGGTTTTTCAGGATCTGTTTGGTTAG
- a CDS encoding DUF3857 domain-containing protein, protein MSIYDKDSSAAAVVLFDFGKAYIGFNAAGAVLTFERHVRIKILNKDGLSWADASIPLYKSGSNEERVIGLKAVTYNLENGKVVESKMSKDAIFKEKFNRSINLQKFTLPNVKEGSVLEYSYTVSSDFLANFPNWKFQYSIPVKHSEYVAIIPDFFIMEKYMQGYTPVTNYTTQNKSQSGYSEKVHHWIISHVPAFKEEPFMTSEDDYVSKVNFALAYINFPGQPSQEIMGTWEKLVSNLKESEYFGKVITGSNYLKKTVEEILVGKTDELEKIEAIHSYVKNNVEWDGYKDYTAESPKTILERKKGTSGDINLLMASMLEKAGFEVDLVLLSTRDHGFIRKPYPMSRQLNYVVCRLLVKDKFIFLDATEKYIPIDFLPERCLNGEGLLVSNKNTGWISLAPKAKSKSTITAELALNEMAELNGTITYLKDGYDAVATRKQILSKGKDEYVKDFSKRKSWSVENSSFENTETFDKAFKEQHSISLNDHATSGGDVVYINPFIESQLVENPFKTEKREYPVDYGSPQDKTYMCKITLPENYEVDELPQSKVVALPGNAARFLYNVSLLGNTINITSSFQINKALFVQDEYPNIREFYNIVVAKQAEQIVLKRK, encoded by the coding sequence ATGTCAATCTATGATAAAGATTCTTCTGCTGCTGCTGTCGTATTATTTGATTTCGGAAAAGCGTACATCGGATTTAATGCTGCTGGTGCTGTATTAACCTTTGAGCGTCATGTCCGAATCAAAATCCTAAATAAAGATGGTCTCTCCTGGGCTGATGCATCCATTCCGCTTTACAAGTCCGGATCAAATGAAGAGCGTGTAATTGGCCTTAAAGCCGTTACATACAATCTTGAAAATGGGAAAGTGGTCGAATCCAAAATGAGCAAAGATGCCATCTTTAAGGAGAAGTTTAATCGAAGCATTAATCTTCAGAAATTCACACTTCCAAATGTGAAAGAAGGTTCAGTTCTTGAATATTCTTATACCGTTAGCTCTGATTTTCTAGCCAATTTCCCCAATTGGAAATTTCAATATTCCATTCCGGTAAAGCACAGCGAATACGTTGCCATTATTCCTGATTTTTTTATTATGGAGAAATATATGCAAGGTTATACTCCCGTAACCAACTATACTACCCAAAACAAATCTCAATCGGGTTACTCTGAGAAAGTCCACCACTGGATAATCTCACATGTTCCTGCATTCAAAGAGGAGCCCTTTATGACAAGTGAGGATGACTATGTTTCAAAAGTTAATTTCGCCTTGGCTTATATTAATTTCCCAGGGCAACCTTCTCAGGAAATTATGGGAACGTGGGAGAAACTTGTATCCAACCTCAAAGAGAGTGAATACTTTGGAAAGGTTATTACAGGATCCAACTACTTGAAAAAAACTGTTGAAGAAATTTTGGTAGGCAAAACAGATGAACTGGAAAAAATAGAGGCCATACACTCATATGTAAAAAACAATGTTGAATGGGACGGATATAAGGATTACACGGCCGAGAGTCCAAAAACGATTTTAGAAAGAAAGAAAGGAACATCAGGAGACATTAACCTGCTCATGGCATCCATGCTTGAAAAAGCTGGGTTTGAAGTTGACCTGGTTCTTTTAAGTACGCGTGACCATGGTTTTATCCGGAAGCCATATCCTATGTCGCGCCAGTTAAATTATGTAGTTTGTCGATTGTTGGTAAAGGACAAATTCATATTTCTGGATGCTACGGAAAAGTATATCCCCATTGATTTTCTTCCGGAACGATGCTTAAATGGTGAGGGCTTGCTAGTGTCCAATAAAAATACAGGCTGGATTAGCCTCGCTCCAAAAGCAAAATCTAAAAGCACAATTACTGCCGAACTCGCATTGAACGAAATGGCAGAACTTAATGGAACCATTACCTATTTGAAAGATGGTTATGATGCTGTAGCAACACGCAAACAAATTCTAAGTAAGGGGAAGGATGAGTATGTTAAAGATTTCTCTAAAAGGAAATCCTGGTCTGTGGAAAACAGTTCTTTTGAAAATACCGAGACCTTTGATAAGGCTTTTAAGGAACAACATTCCATTTCGTTAAATGATCACGCCACTTCGGGAGGTGATGTCGTTTACATTAATCCATTCATTGAGTCGCAGCTTGTAGAAAATCCGTTTAAAACGGAAAAACGGGAATACCCGGTTGACTATGGCAGTCCACAAGACAAAACCTATATGTGTAAAATAACTCTCCCTGAAAATTACGAAGTTGATGAATTACCCCAAAGTAAAGTAGTTGCCCTGCCAGGCAACGCTGCTCGTTTTCTGTACAATGTTTCGCTCTTAGGCAACACAATAAACATTACCAGCAGCTTTCAGATTAATAAGGCACTTTTTGTTCAGGATGAATATCCAAACATTCGTGAGTTTTATAATATAGTAGTGGCCAAGCAGGCAGAACAGATCGTATTAAAAAGGAAATAA
- a CDS encoding DUF3857 domain-containing transglutaminase family protein translates to MRHIFLFAAFLISLVGFGQKKYAVSDIPEALKSNVNVVIREDHMTYKLHSASKATLSVHQVITILNEAGKRYAREMVGYDKLSKVTTFKGVAYDANGAVIKKLKSSEIYDQSAFDGFSLYSDNRFKSADLSHGSYPYTVEFEYEVEFKYVFIIPGSYVLPGEKVSVQNFSYTLVYPTTIEPPRYKAFNIEQEPIITQEPSGFETVKWGLQNIMPITFEPHGPPREELLPHIIAAPTVFEFDNYKGTMESWDNLGQWISSLNKGRNDLLPETQEKIKEITANLKTKEEKVKAVYEYLQNKTRYVSIQLGIGGFQPFEASMVDKTGYGDCKALSNYMVSMLEAIDIKAYYTLIKAGEGATQIKTDFPSSQFNHVVVFVPNGTDTLWLECTSQTNPFGYMGSFTGNRKALAITDDGAKLVHTPVYTEKENLQIRTAEVIVGIDGNAKAKVQTVYSGLQYENDNLNFILGNPEEEKKWTQKTTQIPSFDINNIATSKYGDKIPSAKVNLDLTLKRLVTVSGKRLFLTPNLMNRSVFIPDKVEERKTNVFRHMGYTDIDSVRYKMPEGIYPEFLPEPTRITSSFGEYETSVQIDRGDVLYVRKLKVFEGEFPAKSYTELVDFFKSINKADHGKLVFLTKT, encoded by the coding sequence ATGCGTCACATATTTCTCTTTGCAGCATTTCTGATCAGTCTGGTGGGCTTCGGTCAGAAAAAATATGCTGTTTCAGATATTCCAGAAGCCTTAAAAAGCAATGTCAATGTTGTGATCCGTGAAGATCACATGACCTATAAGCTCCACTCAGCCAGCAAGGCCACCCTTAGCGTCCATCAGGTGATCACTATATTAAATGAGGCTGGTAAACGATATGCACGCGAAATGGTGGGCTATGACAAACTCAGCAAAGTAACAACCTTTAAAGGAGTGGCTTACGATGCCAATGGAGCTGTAATAAAAAAGTTAAAGTCCAGTGAAATCTATGATCAAAGTGCCTTTGATGGCTTCAGTCTTTACAGTGATAACCGGTTTAAATCGGCTGACCTATCCCATGGATCATATCCCTACACTGTAGAATTTGAATATGAGGTTGAGTTTAAGTATGTATTCATCATTCCGGGTTCATACGTTTTGCCTGGCGAAAAGGTATCTGTTCAGAATTTTTCGTATACCCTGGTCTATCCCACAACCATAGAACCGCCCCGATATAAGGCATTCAACATTGAACAAGAGCCCATTATTACTCAGGAACCATCTGGCTTTGAAACTGTAAAGTGGGGTTTACAAAACATTATGCCCATTACTTTTGAACCCCACGGACCTCCACGGGAAGAATTACTACCGCACATTATTGCAGCCCCAACTGTTTTTGAATTTGATAATTATAAAGGGACCATGGAAAGTTGGGACAATCTTGGTCAATGGATCTCTTCATTGAACAAAGGAAGAAATGATCTCCTGCCCGAAACCCAGGAAAAAATAAAGGAGATTACTGCAAACTTGAAAACGAAAGAGGAAAAAGTAAAGGCCGTTTACGAATATCTGCAAAACAAAACGAGATATGTAAGCATTCAGCTGGGCATTGGAGGATTTCAACCCTTTGAAGCCTCTATGGTGGATAAGACCGGATATGGTGATTGTAAAGCGCTCTCAAACTATATGGTTTCTATGCTTGAAGCTATCGATATAAAAGCTTACTACACCTTAATCAAGGCCGGAGAGGGCGCTACTCAAATCAAAACTGATTTCCCGAGTTCGCAATTTAATCATGTGGTTGTGTTTGTTCCCAATGGAACTGACACTTTATGGTTGGAATGTACGAGCCAGACAAATCCGTTTGGATACATGGGGAGTTTCACAGGCAACCGAAAAGCATTGGCCATTACGGATGATGGTGCAAAGCTTGTTCATACCCCTGTTTACACAGAAAAAGAAAACTTGCAAATCAGAACTGCTGAAGTTATCGTGGGAATTGATGGAAATGCAAAAGCCAAAGTTCAAACCGTTTACAGTGGCCTCCAATATGAAAACGACAACCTGAATTTTATTCTTGGAAACCCGGAAGAAGAAAAGAAATGGACACAAAAAACAACACAAATTCCAAGTTTTGATATAAACAATATAGCTACCAGCAAATATGGAGATAAAATTCCGTCAGCTAAGGTTAACCTTGACCTTACACTTAAACGCCTTGTTACCGTAAGTGGAAAGCGGTTATTTCTTACACCTAACCTTATGAACCGCTCTGTATTTATTCCTGATAAAGTTGAAGAAAGGAAGACCAATGTATTCAGGCATATGGGCTATACTGACATCGACAGTGTTCGATACAAAATGCCCGAAGGTATTTATCCTGAATTTCTTCCTGAGCCCACCCGTATTACTTCCTCTTTCGGAGAATACGAAACCTCGGTTCAAATTGACAGGGGAGATGTGCTCTATGTCCGTAAGCTAAAGGTGTTTGAGGGTGAGTTCCCAGCAAAATCGTACACGGAATTGGTTGATTTCTTTAAATCTATCAATAAGGCTGATCATGGAAAACTTGTGTTCTTGACTAAAACCTAG
- a CDS encoding SDR family oxidoreductase — protein sequence MKDKVVIITGGTSGIGKALAFEFGRHGSKVVITGRNATDLKATEEELRAAGIEALGIHADVSLEDDNKRMAEETIRHFGRIDVLVNNAGISMRAAFEDVKIEVIKKVMDINFYGALYATHYCLPEIVKNKGSIVGISSIAGYRGLPGRTGYSASKFALNGFLEVLRTEYLKKGVHVLTACPGFTSTNIRMRALLADGREQKESPREESKEMTPEECARHIYRATVKRKQIIILTLEGKLAVFFNKWWPWLADRLVFNAMAREANAPIK from the coding sequence ATGAAAGATAAGGTTGTTATTATCACCGGAGGAACTTCCGGCATTGGCAAAGCATTAGCTTTTGAATTTGGTCGTCACGGCTCAAAGGTTGTGATTACCGGACGAAATGCCACTGACCTGAAGGCAACCGAGGAAGAGCTACGCGCTGCAGGAATTGAGGCATTGGGGATACATGCCGATGTTAGCCTGGAAGATGATAACAAAAGAATGGCAGAAGAAACGATTCGTCATTTTGGGCGAATTGATGTGTTGGTGAATAATGCCGGTATCTCTATGCGGGCAGCCTTTGAGGATGTGAAGATAGAGGTAATTAAAAAGGTAATGGATATTAACTTTTATGGTGCGTTGTATGCCACGCATTATTGCTTACCTGAAATTGTAAAAAATAAAGGGTCTATTGTGGGCATTTCCTCCATTGCGGGATACCGAGGATTGCCGGGAAGAACAGGTTATTCGGCCTCGAAATTTGCACTCAACGGTTTTCTGGAGGTGCTGCGGACAGAGTACTTGAAAAAGGGAGTTCATGTATTAACGGCTTGTCCTGGGTTCACTTCTACGAATATCCGGATGCGTGCTTTATTGGCAGATGGCCGCGAGCAAAAGGAATCTCCCCGCGAAGAAAGTAAAGAGATGACACCAGAAGAATGCGCCCGGCACATTTATCGGGCTACCGTAAAGAGAAAGCAAATTATTATATTGACTTTGGAGGGAAAGCTCGCTGTGTTCTTTAACAAGTGGTGGCCGTGGCTGGCAGACCGGCTTGTGTTTAACGCTATGGCACGTGAGGCTAATGCACCGATTAAATAG
- a CDS encoding lysophospholipid acyltransferase family protein, giving the protein MFFLKLISRLPFTALYMVADFLFLLSYHVIRYRRRLVRKNLTKSFPYLPKNEIKKIEREFYLNLCDYAVETLKLLTISKEELKARMKYTNPELLETYKQKNQSIILLSSHQFNWEWLLVSGNLWLNIPIDFVYQPINTKFVDTLMQTCRTHFGGYAIKRDQVARELVKRKNILRGIAIVADQYPGRKQNRKYETTFLNQATVFFYGSQQMANLTQYPVLYGSVKKAKRGYYTCTLVKVAEPPYAPDSEDVVKNYAKIVEEVIQKNPAGWLWSHNRWKKRHLKQTKS; this is encoded by the coding sequence ATGTTTTTTCTCAAACTCATCTCACGTCTCCCCTTCACTGCCCTGTACATGGTGGCCGATTTCCTGTTTCTGTTAAGCTACCATGTGATACGCTACCGAAGAAGGTTAGTTAGGAAAAATCTTACAAAATCGTTTCCGTATCTTCCAAAAAATGAAATAAAAAAAATTGAACGGGAGTTTTATTTGAATCTCTGCGACTATGCTGTTGAAACCCTAAAGTTACTCACTATTTCAAAAGAAGAGTTGAAGGCCCGAATGAAGTACACAAACCCTGAACTGCTTGAAACGTACAAACAAAAAAATCAATCCATAATTCTCTTGTCTTCCCATCAGTTTAACTGGGAGTGGCTACTCGTTTCCGGAAATCTCTGGTTAAATATTCCGATCGATTTTGTCTACCAGCCCATCAACACAAAATTCGTTGATACGCTGATGCAAACCTGCCGTACGCACTTCGGTGGGTACGCCATCAAACGAGATCAAGTTGCTCGTGAACTGGTTAAACGAAAAAACATTTTAAGAGGAATTGCTATTGTTGCCGACCAATATCCGGGCCGAAAGCAAAACAGAAAATACGAGACCACCTTTCTTAACCAGGCAACGGTATTCTTTTATGGAAGTCAACAAATGGCTAACCTCACGCAGTACCCGGTGCTGTATGGATCGGTAAAAAAAGCGAAGCGCGGATACTACACCTGTACGCTGGTAAAAGTTGCTGAACCTCCCTATGCACCTGATTCGGAAGATGTCGTTAAAAACTATGCAAAGATTGTTGAGGAAGTCATACAAAAAAATCCTGCCGGATGGTTATGGTCGCATAACCGGTGGAAAAAACGGCATCTAAAACAGACTAAATCTTAA